Sequence from the Streptomyces sp. R33 genome:
GCGGGCGTACGGCTTGACCACGAGCGGCGCCATGACCCTGCCGATGCCGTGGCCCTCGAAGTCGAGGTCGAGGGTCACGCGCGAGCGCCTTCCGCCGTCAAGGGGTTCGATGGTCCCGCGTACATCGCCGCGTACGGGTCCGTCGACACCTTGGAGGCGCCAGCTGCGCGGCGGGTCGAGCTCCTTGACCTCCATGGTCATCGGGAACCTGCGCTTGCCCAT
This genomic interval carries:
- a CDS encoding SRPBCC family protein gives rise to the protein MSAIRESIDISRSPEDVFDYVTDPTHLPEWQSSAVSARPLDGAPLHVGSKVRVTRRMGKRRFPMTMEVKELDPPRSWRLQGVDGPVRGDVRGTIEPLDGGRRSRVTLDLDFEGHGIGRVMAPLVVKPYARKEMPRNEEKLKHLLEN